One Mycolicibacter sp. MU0083 DNA window includes the following coding sequences:
- a CDS encoding acyl-ACP desaturase, with protein sequence MAERPVANALIRELEPVVAANMVRHIETVDPWYAHDFVPFEQGQNFAFLGGQDWDPSQVSLPKAITDACEILLIEKDSLAGYHRELVEHFILEDKWGRWIGRWTAEEHLHAIALREYLIVTREIDPDANERVRMEHVQKGYRADRYSQVETLVFMAFYERACAEFCRNLAERTDEPVLKGLIARIAGDEERHEEFFANLVAHCLDYVQEETVAAIAARAAELKIIGADIDAYADRQAGIAEAGIFGPDQLRRVISDRISAWGLAAHPDLKAFVIS encoded by the coding sequence ATGGCTGAACGTCCCGTTGCTAATGCACTGATCCGTGAGCTGGAGCCGGTTGTCGCCGCGAACATGGTCCGCCACATCGAGACGGTGGATCCGTGGTACGCGCACGACTTCGTGCCGTTCGAGCAGGGGCAGAACTTCGCTTTCCTCGGCGGCCAGGACTGGGACCCGTCGCAGGTCAGCCTGCCCAAGGCGATCACCGACGCCTGCGAGATCCTGCTCATCGAGAAGGACAGCCTCGCCGGCTACCACCGTGAGCTCGTCGAGCACTTCATTCTCGAGGACAAGTGGGGACGCTGGATCGGTCGCTGGACCGCAGAGGAGCACCTGCACGCCATCGCCCTGCGCGAGTACCTGATCGTCACCCGCGAGATCGATCCGGACGCCAACGAGCGGGTCCGCATGGAGCACGTGCAGAAGGGTTACCGCGCCGACCGCTACAGCCAGGTCGAGACGCTGGTGTTCATGGCCTTCTACGAGCGCGCCTGCGCCGAGTTCTGCCGCAACCTGGCGGAGCGGACCGACGAGCCGGTGCTCAAGGGGCTGATTGCCCGCATCGCCGGCGACGAGGAACGCCACGAGGAGTTCTTCGCGAACCTGGTCGCGCACTGCCTCGACTATGTCCAGGAGGAGACGGTCGCCGCCATAGCCGCCCGGGCTGCGGAGCTGAAGATCATCGGCGCCGACATCGACGCCTATGCCGACCGGCAGGCCGGAATCGCCGAGGCCGGCATCTTCGGGCCCGACCAACTGCGCCGGGTGATCTCGGATCGGATCAGCGCCTGGGGCCTGGCCGCGCACCCCGATCTGAAGGCGTTCGTCATCAGCTGA